A portion of the Bacteroides sp. genome contains these proteins:
- the murF gene encoding UDP-N-acetylmuramoyl-tripeptide--D-alanyl-D-alanine ligase — translation MEKELLKKLDQLVSSGHTICTDSRLAESGAIFFALKGPSFNGNKFALQALEKGCIAAVVDEKITPQDERIFETIDVQDTLQQLSLFHRKQFHIPVLGITGSNGKTTTKELVHAVLATTFHTLATKGNLNNHIGVPLTLLDLNQAHEIAIIEMGANHMGEIGELSALALPDYGIITNIGKAHLEGFGSLENIVKTKTELYRSVMSRNGTLFINGDNPGLMKEAGDAVKVLYGRSPEQHCSGMITEESPFLSVAFQANKALGKTAEGISGTIHTRLVGAYNFENIMAAIAIGLFFGVSPENIIRAIEGYVPSNSRSQWIDNGRNVILLDAYNANPTSMAAALENFSGFGKTPKAVILGDMLELGDVSQQEHSHIIRTLEAMNFERIILVGPEFKAIAKPSDHQLVFSNVSEACLWLSNNQLRGYHILVKGSRGIQMEKVLEAL, via the coding sequence ATGGAAAAAGAACTGCTAAAAAAGCTGGATCAACTGGTATCAAGTGGTCATACCATATGCACTGACAGCAGGCTTGCTGAATCCGGAGCCATTTTTTTTGCCCTGAAGGGGCCTTCCTTCAACGGAAATAAATTTGCCCTCCAAGCCCTTGAAAAAGGGTGTATTGCCGCCGTGGTCGACGAGAAAATTACTCCTCAGGATGAACGGATCTTTGAAACCATTGATGTTCAAGACACCCTTCAACAACTCAGTCTGTTCCACCGTAAGCAGTTTCACATTCCTGTGCTTGGCATTACAGGTTCTAACGGAAAGACCACTACCAAAGAACTGGTCCATGCAGTTCTGGCCACCACATTTCACACCCTTGCCACCAAGGGAAACCTGAATAACCATATTGGAGTTCCCCTGACTTTGCTTGACTTAAATCAAGCCCATGAGATCGCCATTATCGAAATGGGGGCAAACCACATGGGTGAGATTGGGGAACTGTCCGCACTGGCCCTGCCCGATTATGGGATCATCACTAATATCGGCAAAGCCCACCTGGAAGGATTCGGCAGCCTGGAGAACATTGTAAAAACGAAAACTGAATTGTATCGCAGCGTGATGAGCCGCAATGGGACCCTTTTTATCAATGGCGACAACCCTGGGCTTATGAAAGAAGCTGGCGATGCTGTCAAAGTCTTGTATGGCAGGAGCCCGGAACAACATTGTTCCGGAATGATTACCGAAGAAAGCCCCTTCCTCAGTGTTGCGTTTCAGGCAAACAAGGCGCTGGGAAAGACTGCTGAAGGCATTTCAGGGACCATCCACACGCGCTTGGTCGGAGCCTACAATTTTGAAAACATAATGGCAGCCATTGCCATTGGCCTGTTTTTCGGCGTAAGTCCTGAAAACATCATCCGAGCCATTGAAGGCTACGTCCCATCCAACAGTCGCTCGCAATGGATCGACAACGGAAGGAATGTCATCCTCCTGGATGCATACAACGCAAATCCTACCAGTATGGCTGCTGCCCTCGAAAATTTTTCAGGATTCGGGAAAACTCCCAAAGCAGTGATACTGGGCGATATGCTTGAACTGGGCGATGTAAGCCAGCAAGAACACAGTCATATCATCAGGACCCTTGAAGCAATGAACTTTGAACGCATCATCCTGGTAGGTCCCGAATTTAAGGCCATAGCCAAACCCTCTGATCACCAGTTGGTCTTCAGCAATGTTTCTGAGGCATGCCTTTGGCTATCGAACAACCAGCTAAGGGGATACCATATCCTTGTAAAGGGATCGCGAGGCATTCAAATGGAAAAGGTTCTGGAAGCCCTATAA